From the Actinomycetota bacterium genome, one window contains:
- a CDS encoding phosphatase PAP2 family protein has protein sequence MESAICIFLRTNYPKKFGSSGRFYLLIRLQNPEYGSLMELKVRENSFMSRSKLLHLTEAERRSLAIPGLISFGVYLLILLLVITGVTHSLDVSLTTRIWKTKPWLDHLLSQVEMPGQRRFVYPFAIVFGSIISWRRKDLMPVIVTVSALIFTNAVTGFFKLIIARGYPRSSGPEAFDYAAFTGDGSLMSYAHYVWELGAFPSGHAANVAAASTLLVMAAYSARPKHRRLAVPITLVTTAVCIFTLACSWLRNTHWVTDLVAGLALGISTTVATALWALHLPQEWRQPDVAGKSRMLIFGAGALFMLLIFSFASSSILSHSATSVFLVIGVLVVVARQSHKTIQRVSAGSEPADQA, from the coding sequence GTGGAGTCCGCGATTTGCATTTTCTTGAGAACGAATTATCCGAAAAAGTTCGGTAGCAGCGGCCGCTTTTATTTGCTAATTCGATTGCAAAATCCCGAGTACGGCTCGCTAATGGAGCTCAAGGTGCGAGAGAATAGTTTTATGTCGCGATCCAAGTTATTGCACCTCACTGAGGCTGAGCGCAGGTCTCTTGCAATTCCTGGACTAATCTCATTTGGCGTTTACCTGCTAATCCTGCTCCTTGTAATTACCGGGGTGACGCACAGTCTCGACGTGTCTCTAACCACCCGGATATGGAAAACAAAGCCGTGGCTCGATCATCTGTTGTCCCAGGTCGAGATGCCCGGACAGCGCAGATTCGTTTATCCATTTGCGATCGTGTTTGGTTCAATAATTTCTTGGCGCCGCAAAGATTTAATGCCAGTTATTGTTACTGTTTCAGCTCTAATTTTTACAAACGCAGTTACTGGGTTCTTTAAATTAATAATAGCTCGAGGATACCCCCGCAGTTCTGGCCCCGAAGCCTTTGATTACGCCGCATTCACTGGTGATGGCTCGTTGATGAGCTATGCACATTATGTCTGGGAACTGGGGGCATTCCCGTCAGGACATGCGGCTAATGTCGCTGCCGCTTCGACGCTTTTGGTGATGGCAGCATATTCAGCCCGACCGAAGCATCGCAGGCTGGCTGTGCCAATCACCCTAGTTACTACTGCGGTCTGTATTTTCACCCTTGCCTGTAGTTGGTTACGCAACACACACTGGGTTACCGATTTGGTAGCCGGATTGGCCCTGGGAATTTCCACTACCGTGGCTACAGCATTGTGGGCACTACATTTGCCGCAGGAATGGCGGCAGCCTGATGTAGCGGGTAAATCAAGGATGCTCATCTTCGGCGCCGGAGCCCTTTTCATGTTGCTGATTTTCTCTTTTGCCTCAAGTTCTATTTTGAGTCACTCCGCTACTTCGGTTTTCTTGGTTATCGGAGTTCTCGTTGTTGTAGCGCGTCAGTCACATAAGACAATTCAACGAGTTAGTGCTGGCAGCGAACCTGCAGATCAAGCGTAA
- a CDS encoding deoxyribose-phosphate aldolase, translated as MNSLELAKYVDHTLLKPEATNTDIMELCAEALQLGTYSVCVSPTFVEIAKAQLHGQIKVATVCGFPSGKHQSSIKAMEATLAVQQGADEVDMVIDVGRAVSQDWSAVEADISAVRMMIPDAVLKVILETAALSDEQIEQSCLAAQRAGADFVKTSTGFHPAGGVELRAIKIMQQTVGGKLGIKASGGIRTAEFALELIAAGATRLGLSSTRAVLAGATTTDGY; from the coding sequence ATGAACTCATTAGAGTTAGCAAAATATGTGGATCACACATTATTAAAGCCTGAAGCCACAAATACCGACATTATGGAATTGTGTGCTGAGGCATTACAGCTCGGAACATATTCGGTGTGTGTTTCACCTACATTTGTAGAGATTGCTAAAGCACAGTTGCATGGTCAAATTAAGGTGGCAACTGTTTGTGGATTCCCAAGTGGAAAACATCAATCCAGCATTAAAGCTATGGAAGCAACTTTGGCAGTCCAGCAAGGTGCAGACGAAGTAGACATGGTGATTGATGTAGGTCGGGCAGTGAGCCAAGATTGGTCCGCAGTGGAAGCCGACATTTCAGCAGTGCGTATGATGATCCCTGATGCGGTGCTGAAAGTGATTTTAGAAACTGCAGCACTTTCTGATGAGCAGATTGAACAGTCCTGTCTGGCGGCTCAGCGCGCGGGAGCGGATTTCGTTAAGACTTCAACTGGATTTCACCCAGCCGGCGGCGTAGAACTACGCGCTATCAAAATTATGCAGCAGACAGTTGGTGGCAAGCTTGGTATCAAAGCTAGTGGAGGTATCCGAACCGCTGAGTTTGCGCTGGAACTGATCGCCGCTGGCGCTACGCGCCTAGGCCTATCGAGCACTCGAGCGGTTCTGGCGGGCGCTACCACAACTGATGGTTACTAG
- a CDS encoding fibronectin type III domain-containing protein: MKATWSAMRKIIAPIMFVALAATGMTVGVSTAAHADAAVAVPTVLNYSDGDALDATGTFDSWNTWSGPVSSVGIDTAPTPNGGNALKFVKGPEGYSGFSVSNGHGLVTDATHSKITFDVYNAQSSDRNVLVKLQVGGDQNGVTKFVNAVPGWSTVTADFASGPYQASTWTPATKAYNHLILMPGFGYGSAGQADGGDIFYIDNIIFNDEVYTAPSPSPTATSTAAPAPTVASIKLDSADLGPSAVYSKGNDWWEGEGNGSRNIVKYLPAGGTWTFHYTVKDTAGNAVSGAQVTLASSGDADAATTGDRTKTTDADGKVTFTFTNATSNSNAEWPRQNSNVWSLSETATVAFEFIPYISGSDRHTECYDAGNATACNRDRLWGHVVSTATYSVPAKTTIRLVEGTTVGMSDKSSWWTDSPSNRSMVKFVTAENKLVLRYQVAEGGTPVGAGRTITLAKSIISNGADFSGSLTATTNASGIATFVLTNTNTSGENRPTAPSTMNYWDNSRNPGTATEVQFSPSVSPLNTAVANYDRVWVHVVNKPSSQGVPAAPYQVTAQRSGTKQITVKWNAATEDGAANTGYEVTLTPTTGAAVVATASASATSLAVNVPSVTGYTASVKAINSAGKGAATAASGKVAPSSVAPRVPNAPTMPAAPTKGVDALWIPFIPSTVDSGATEAAYQYSLDGGLTWFDATYDSATYTDAAEIRAKKGNVLFLYNLETGKSYSVKMRAVNAIGAGAASTTKVTATATAPTKAPTLTTVSYSGTTLTIAYTGIPIASNGGTPLTSYSYSLNGGTDWIKLNASQRAASRVVITGLSASYAPFNVTVKGSNGADSPSATVKTVRTITVAPTFTVTAATGKVVLNITALSATANTSNSPVTKYQYTTNDGATWTDAAAGVTNITASKSTTVSVKVRAVNSVGAGTVSTAKSATAR, translated from the coding sequence ATGAAAGCAACTTGGAGTGCGATGCGTAAAATCATCGCGCCAATCATGTTTGTCGCACTCGCGGCAACAGGTATGACTGTAGGTGTTTCAACCGCAGCCCATGCCGATGCAGCAGTAGCTGTTCCAACAGTGCTTAATTACTCAGATGGCGATGCACTAGATGCCACTGGTACTTTTGACAGTTGGAACACCTGGAGCGGCCCAGTATCAAGCGTTGGCATTGATACCGCACCAACACCAAATGGTGGAAACGCTCTTAAGTTCGTTAAGGGTCCAGAAGGCTACAGTGGCTTCTCAGTCTCTAACGGCCATGGACTAGTTACAGATGCAACTCATTCAAAGATCACCTTTGATGTTTACAATGCACAAAGTTCAGACCGTAACGTTCTAGTTAAATTGCAGGTCGGTGGCGACCAGAATGGTGTGACAAAGTTTGTCAACGCTGTTCCAGGTTGGTCAACCGTAACTGCAGACTTCGCATCTGGTCCATACCAGGCGAGCACTTGGACTCCAGCTACCAAGGCATACAATCACCTGATCTTGATGCCAGGCTTTGGCTATGGATCAGCCGGTCAGGCCGATGGTGGAGACATCTTCTACATTGACAACATCATTTTCAATGACGAGGTTTACACCGCTCCAAGCCCATCGCCAACTGCAACTAGCACCGCTGCCCCAGCGCCTACTGTGGCCAGCATCAAGCTAGATTCAGCAGATCTCGGTCCTTCAGCTGTTTACAGCAAGGGTAACGATTGGTGGGAAGGCGAAGGCAATGGTTCACGTAATATCGTGAAGTACTTGCCAGCTGGTGGTACTTGGACATTCCACTACACCGTTAAAGACACTGCTGGCAATGCAGTAAGTGGTGCTCAGGTGACCTTGGCTTCGTCAGGTGACGCAGATGCTGCGACAACTGGTGATCGCACCAAGACAACTGATGCTGACGGTAAGGTGACTTTCACATTCACCAATGCAACCTCAAACTCGAATGCAGAATGGCCACGTCAGAATAGCAATGTTTGGAGCCTTTCAGAAACAGCAACTGTTGCCTTTGAATTCATTCCATACATCTCTGGTTCAGACCGTCACACCGAGTGCTATGACGCAGGAAATGCAACAGCTTGTAACCGCGATCGTTTGTGGGGACACGTAGTATCTACTGCTACCTACTCAGTTCCTGCCAAGACCACAATTCGTCTTGTCGAAGGAACCACAGTTGGCATGTCAGACAAGTCATCATGGTGGACTGATAGTCCTTCAAACCGTTCAATGGTCAAGTTTGTAACCGCTGAAAACAAGTTAGTTCTTCGCTATCAGGTAGCTGAAGGTGGCACCCCAGTTGGTGCCGGTCGCACAATTACCTTGGCAAAGAGCATTATTTCTAATGGTGCAGACTTCTCTGGTTCATTGACTGCGACAACAAATGCTAGTGGTATTGCAACGTTTGTTTTGACGAACACCAACACCAGTGGCGAGAACCGTCCGACAGCGCCAAGCACCATGAATTACTGGGATAATTCTCGTAATCCAGGCACCGCAACAGAGGTTCAGTTCAGCCCATCTGTGTCACCACTAAACACCGCCGTAGCTAACTACGATCGTGTTTGGGTACACGTGGTCAACAAGCCAAGCAGTCAGGGCGTTCCTGCGGCTCCATATCAGGTAACCGCACAGCGCTCAGGTACAAAGCAGATCACTGTTAAGTGGAATGCAGCAACTGAAGATGGTGCAGCAAACACCGGCTACGAAGTTACTTTGACCCCAACCACTGGTGCAGCTGTTGTAGCTACCGCTTCAGCCTCTGCAACTTCATTGGCGGTTAACGTCCCTTCAGTCACTGGTTACACTGCTTCAGTTAAGGCAATTAACTCAGCGGGCAAGGGTGCAGCAACAGCTGCTTCTGGCAAGGTAGCCCCAAGTTCAGTTGCACCGAGGGTGCCAAATGCCCCAACGATGCCAGCAGCACCAACTAAGGGTGTCGATGCGCTTTGGATTCCATTTATCCCAAGCACTGTGGACTCTGGTGCAACCGAAGCTGCTTACCAGTACTCACTAGATGGTGGGCTAACTTGGTTTGACGCAACGTACGACTCGGCAACTTACACCGATGCAGCTGAGATCAGGGCCAAGAAGGGTAACGTTCTCTTCTTGTACAACCTTGAGACTGGCAAGAGCTACTCAGTAAAGATGCGTGCAGTTAACGCAATCGGCGCAGGAGCGGCTTCAACCACGAAGGTAACTGCAACTGCAACTGCACCTACCAAGGCACCAACATTGACAACTGTTTCTTACTCAGGAACTACGTTGACAATTGCCTACACCGGTATCCCAATTGCTTCTAATGGCGGTACTCCACTTACCAGTTACTCCTACTCACTAAATGGTGGCACTGACTGGATTAAGTTGAATGCATCGCAGCGGGCTGCATCGAGAGTTGTTATTACTGGCCTATCGGCTAGTTACGCACCTTTCAATGTAACTGTTAAGGGAAGCAATGGTGCCGACAGCCCATCTGCAACAGTCAAGACTGTTCGCACGATTACTGTTGCCCCAACCTTCACGGTTACCGCAGCAACGGGCAAGGTAGTGCTTAACATCACTGCTCTGAGCGCAACTGCTAACACTTCCAACTCTCCAGTTACGAAGTACCAGTACACCACCAACGATGGTGCTACTTGGACTGACGCAGCTGCGGGTGTAACCAACATCACGGCAAGCAAGAGCACGACTGTTTCAGTCAAGGTTCGCGCAGTCAACAGTGTTGGTGCAGGAACTGTATCAACTGCTAAGAGTGCAACAGCACGCTAA
- a CDS encoding phospho-sugar mutase, whose translation MHELLAQAQDWLAQDPDQNTRLQLQTLIASAKTDPIACAELRDSFSADLQFGTAGLRGKLGPGPNRMNRVTVMRAAAGLGQFLINQGENGKSIVIGYDGRHNSDVFAIDSAKVLVGMNFKVQVFSSVIPTPVLAFSVRELMASAGIMVTASHNPAQDNGYKVYLGDGRQIVSPTDKLIAEQISAVSDVRNLKLIDGFSFVSDEVLDKYVQRNSAIITDGPVPRANIESIHCVYTAMHGVGWRTFADVLTEAGFSLPISVQAQQDPNPDFPTVDFPNPEEPGALDLALDLAGASSAEVIVANDPDADRLAIVIPNSAGKWVQLRGDQVGVLLGWWIIKRNSLLGRKLEGTFANSIVSSTQLAAIAKSAHINFSATLTGFKWVSRVPNLIYGYEEALGYCVDPSAVGDKDGISAAVMFLELIAYLKGNEQSIWEVLDEIAHNHGLHDTDQISIRVTEISNVTAVMTKLRELQPTKIGGFIIAKFEDLVLGEHLPATDGLIFELAPTGDISWARIIIRPSGTEPKIKCYLEVACVNSNLTFARATNQKALSELAKSVRPLLTGD comes from the coding sequence CTGCACGAGCTACTAGCCCAAGCACAAGATTGGCTAGCACAGGACCCCGACCAGAACACCCGGTTGCAACTACAAACATTAATTGCTTCAGCGAAAACTGACCCAATCGCTTGTGCAGAATTACGGGATTCGTTCTCCGCTGATCTGCAATTTGGTACCGCCGGCTTGCGCGGGAAATTAGGGCCAGGGCCGAACCGCATGAATCGAGTAACTGTAATGCGTGCTGCCGCCGGCTTAGGGCAGTTTTTAATTAATCAAGGGGAAAATGGCAAGTCAATTGTGATTGGGTACGACGGTCGACACAACAGCGATGTTTTTGCCATAGATAGCGCCAAGGTATTAGTAGGCATGAACTTTAAGGTGCAGGTATTTTCATCGGTGATTCCAACGCCAGTACTTGCCTTTTCCGTTCGAGAACTTATGGCTAGTGCAGGCATCATGGTTACGGCAAGCCACAATCCAGCCCAAGACAACGGTTACAAAGTTTATTTGGGCGATGGCAGGCAGATCGTTTCCCCAACAGACAAACTAATTGCGGAGCAAATTAGCGCAGTTTCTGATGTAAGAAACTTAAAACTCATTGATGGATTTAGCTTCGTAAGCGATGAAGTTTTAGATAAATATGTGCAACGAAATTCAGCAATCATCACTGATGGACCTGTCCCCAGGGCCAACATCGAGTCTATTCACTGTGTATATACGGCGATGCACGGTGTCGGTTGGCGCACTTTTGCAGATGTCCTAACCGAAGCGGGTTTTAGTTTGCCAATCAGTGTGCAAGCACAACAAGATCCAAATCCTGATTTTCCAACTGTTGATTTCCCAAATCCCGAGGAGCCTGGTGCTTTAGATTTAGCGCTGGACTTAGCCGGTGCAAGTTCTGCGGAAGTAATTGTTGCAAATGATCCCGATGCAGATCGACTCGCAATCGTAATTCCAAATTCAGCAGGCAAGTGGGTGCAACTGCGCGGCGACCAGGTTGGTGTTCTGCTTGGTTGGTGGATTATTAAACGCAATTCATTACTCGGCAGAAAACTTGAAGGGACTTTTGCAAATTCGATTGTTTCCAGCACGCAACTAGCTGCAATTGCAAAGTCAGCGCACATTAACTTTTCCGCCACTTTAACCGGCTTCAAATGGGTATCCAGGGTGCCAAATCTGATATATGGCTATGAAGAGGCCCTTGGCTACTGCGTAGACCCAAGTGCGGTTGGCGATAAAGATGGTATCTCGGCAGCAGTTATGTTTTTGGAGTTAATTGCATACTTGAAAGGTAACGAGCAATCGATTTGGGAAGTCTTGGATGAGATTGCGCACAACCATGGCCTTCATGACACAGATCAAATCTCAATTCGCGTAACCGAGATAAGTAATGTGACTGCCGTGATGACTAAGTTGCGAGAACTTCAGCCTACAAAAATTGGCGGTTTCATTATCGCGAAATTTGAGGATCTTGTACTTGGCGAACATCTCCCAGCAACCGACGGATTAATTTTTGAACTTGCACCCACTGGTGATATTTCTTGGGCACGAATAATAATTCGACCAAGTGGAACTGAGCCAAAAATTAAGTGCTATCTTGAAGTTGCCTGTGTCAATTCGAACTTAACCTTTGCCAGGGCTACTAACCAGAAGGCGCTTTCTGAATTGGCCAAATCAGTTCGCCCGCTGTTAACAGGAGATTAG
- a CDS encoding thymidine phosphorylase gives MTIEPFSAVDLIAQKRDQGQLTKSEIDWFIGAYLRDVVADEQMSAMLMAILLNGMASEEISNLTNAYIESGNKMDWSELTKITADKHSTGGVGDKITLPLVCVAAACGLMVPQLSGRGLGHTGGTLDKLESIPGWQANLNQAQMLEVMQAAGAVICAANESLAPADRRIYALRDVTATVESIPLIAASIMSKKIAEGTSSLVLDVKVGSGAFMKSADRARELAKTMVDIGNSAGVKTSALLTAMDVPLGHSAGNALEVKETLEVLAGGGPADVIELTIALAREMFATAGVIPEKDPETSLQDGSAMDVWRTMITAQGGQVDAPLPQARYSHTVKADKSGYLTNLDALAVGTAAWLLGAGRARKEDQVQAGAGVTWHAIPGQQVVEGQELFGLHTDDESRLPQALGALADGFAIGTKEEIQPRLPLIIERVS, from the coding sequence ATGACCATCGAACCTTTTTCGGCTGTTGATTTGATTGCCCAAAAGCGCGATCAAGGACAGCTCACCAAATCAGAAATCGACTGGTTTATCGGCGCCTACCTTCGCGATGTAGTTGCTGATGAACAAATGTCCGCTATGTTGATGGCAATTTTGTTGAATGGAATGGCGAGTGAAGAGATATCAAATCTGACCAATGCTTACATTGAATCTGGCAACAAGATGGACTGGTCTGAATTAACCAAGATCACGGCCGACAAACATTCAACTGGTGGAGTTGGCGACAAAATCACTCTGCCACTAGTTTGCGTAGCAGCTGCTTGTGGTCTTATGGTGCCGCAGCTATCCGGCCGAGGTCTTGGTCATACAGGTGGAACTTTGGACAAGCTTGAATCCATTCCAGGCTGGCAAGCAAACCTCAATCAGGCTCAAATGCTCGAAGTAATGCAGGCGGCGGGAGCGGTAATTTGTGCAGCCAATGAATCATTAGCCCCTGCAGACCGCCGCATTTATGCCCTTAGAGACGTCACGGCCACGGTCGAATCTATCCCGCTAATCGCAGCATCAATCATGAGCAAAAAGATTGCTGAGGGAACAAGCTCGTTGGTGCTTGATGTAAAAGTGGGCTCAGGCGCATTCATGAAATCGGCTGATCGCGCTCGCGAACTGGCTAAGACTATGGTCGACATTGGCAATTCTGCTGGTGTTAAAACTTCAGCATTGCTAACAGCCATGGATGTTCCATTGGGCCACAGCGCTGGCAATGCATTGGAAGTTAAAGAAACTTTGGAAGTTCTTGCTGGTGGTGGTCCCGCTGATGTTATTGAGCTAACAATTGCCCTGGCGCGCGAGATGTTTGCCACAGCTGGAGTCATTCCCGAAAAGGACCCAGAAACTTCACTTCAAGATGGCAGTGCCATGGATGTTTGGCGCACGATGATTACCGCGCAAGGCGGGCAAGTAGATGCACCATTGCCCCAAGCAAGGTATTCACATACCGTCAAAGCGGACAAATCTGGATATCTGACTAATCTTGATGCGCTTGCCGTCGGAACTGCTGCTTGGCTACTAGGTGCTGGCCGGGCGCGGAAGGAAGACCAAGTACAGGCGGGAGCCGGAGTCACATGGCATGCCATTCCAGGTCAGCAGGTTGTAGAAGGGCAGGAACTCTTTGGCTTACACACTGACGATGAATCTCGACTCCCACAGGCGCTAGGTGCATTAGCCGATGGTTTTGCAATCGGGACGAAAGAGGAGATCCAACCAAGATTGCCGCTGATCATAGAGCGAGTGAGCTAA
- a CDS encoding cytidine deaminase, which yields MNIDWDDLRAHARVAMKQAYAPYSQFPVGVAGLVSDGRIVSGCNVENASYGVGLCAECGLASELIRSGGGRLLAVACVDKAGTVLMPCGRCRQILWEHGGPDCLVDSPSGPVPLSELLPEAFGPNDLSSRS from the coding sequence ATGAACATTGATTGGGATGACTTACGAGCTCATGCCCGCGTTGCCATGAAGCAGGCGTATGCTCCATATTCACAATTCCCAGTTGGCGTGGCTGGCTTGGTTTCTGATGGGCGAATCGTCAGTGGCTGCAATGTAGAAAATGCCTCGTACGGAGTCGGACTGTGTGCTGAATGTGGTTTGGCTTCAGAATTGATTCGAAGCGGTGGTGGTCGGCTTTTGGCTGTTGCCTGCGTGGACAAAGCAGGAACTGTTCTCATGCCCTGCGGTAGATGCAGGCAGATTCTTTGGGAACATGGTGGCCCTGACTGCCTAGTTGATTCCCCAAGTGGGCCAGTGCCACTAAGCGAGTTGCTCCCTGAGGCGTTCGGGCCAAACGACTTAAGTTCACGGTCCTAG
- a CDS encoding beta-glucosidase: MKFPADFNWGVATSSYQIEGATSADGRGPSIWDTFCATPGKVVNAESGDVACDHYHRYPEDIAIMKELGVTSYRFSISWPRLFPNGDQVREERGFTFYNNLINELLANDIEPIVTLYHWDLPQALEDKGGWANREIVKSFADYATACAQAFGDRVTNWITLNEPWVFTWLGYLAGVHAPGRTELAASIAAAHHTSLAHAQGLRAIKSVNPDFKVGIALNMSNYRVTDESNPELRRVESLLDGHLNRWWLDAMYYGQYPSEVVAELGENLGRVFLPGDAELIQTQTDFIGVNYYSDNFISAPKPDQFTNKVSGHFPFVVNFDSSAPLPHTDMGWPITPTGLYDLLVRINRDWPMVTNIAITENGAAYPEEPDEDGIVFDERRVTYLETHLTAVADAIADGVPVASYFAWSLMDNFEWAEGYAKRFGLVHVDFKTLERTLKNSAKYYQDVIKQQRTHGNPALISLA, encoded by the coding sequence ATGAAATTTCCAGCAGACTTTAACTGGGGTGTAGCGACCTCTAGTTACCAAATCGAAGGGGCGACATCAGCTGATGGTCGTGGCCCAAGTATTTGGGATACGTTCTGCGCTACCCCAGGAAAAGTTGTTAACGCTGAATCTGGCGATGTTGCCTGTGATCACTACCATCGTTATCCCGAGGACATCGCCATCATGAAAGAACTTGGTGTAACTAGTTATCGCTTCTCCATCTCTTGGCCACGCCTATTTCCAAATGGTGATCAGGTTCGCGAAGAACGAGGTTTTACCTTCTACAACAACTTGATAAACGAATTACTTGCCAATGACATTGAACCAATAGTTACCCTTTACCACTGGGATTTACCGCAAGCACTTGAAGATAAGGGCGGTTGGGCCAATCGAGAGATAGTGAAAAGTTTTGCTGATTATGCAACAGCTTGCGCGCAGGCATTTGGCGACCGAGTAACCAACTGGATTACCTTGAATGAACCTTGGGTATTCACCTGGCTTGGATACTTAGCTGGAGTTCATGCCCCGGGCCGTACTGAGCTAGCGGCAAGCATCGCTGCTGCTCATCACACCTCTCTTGCTCATGCCCAAGGGCTTCGGGCGATCAAGTCTGTAAACCCAGATTTCAAGGTAGGCATTGCTTTGAACATGTCTAACTATCGGGTGACGGATGAAAGCAACCCAGAGTTGCGCAGAGTCGAATCGCTGCTAGACGGACACCTGAATCGATGGTGGTTAGATGCTATGTATTACGGTCAGTATCCAAGTGAAGTGGTTGCTGAACTCGGTGAAAATCTAGGAAGAGTTTTCCTGCCAGGAGATGCAGAGTTAATTCAGACCCAGACTGATTTTATTGGGGTGAATTATTACTCAGATAATTTCATCTCCGCTCCTAAGCCCGACCAATTCACCAATAAAGTATCTGGCCACTTCCCATTCGTTGTGAACTTTGATAGCAGTGCTCCTCTGCCACATACCGACATGGGTTGGCCAATCACCCCGACTGGTCTGTATGACCTATTAGTGCGCATCAATCGTGATTGGCCAATGGTTACCAACATTGCCATTACAGAAAATGGCGCCGCCTACCCTGAAGAGCCGGACGAGGATGGAATTGTCTTTGACGAGCGACGAGTCACTTACCTTGAAACCCACCTAACTGCTGTCGCGGATGCGATTGCCGATGGAGTTCCAGTGGCCTCGTACTTCGCTTGGTCGTTAATGGATAACTTTGAATGGGCCGAAGGATACGCAAAGCGATTTGGGCTAGTGCACGTAGATTTCAAAACTCTTGAGCGGACCCTGAAAAATAGTGCGAAGTATTACCAAGATGTAATCAAACAGCAGCGCACGCATGGCAATCCAGCCCTAATTTCTTTGGCATAA
- a CDS encoding LacI family transcriptional regulator produces the protein MKTQNKLTYTQIAREAGVSEATVSRVLNGDVRVDPERARRVQETVAKLGYKKNRAASALATGRTGMIAVIIDDDLSIFADPFWATVTSGVSRVLMENNMQTLLIVGSSSKKEGNVPNYLDSGTVDGAIFFQVHDEEIVFQLAQEGLPVVMAGTPDIYLQFLHADTDNVGGAKQATQHLIDRGHKHIATITGEVEASAGAQRLAGFLQVHMNLGREVPPSMIAHGDYTHDSGFAAMNLLLDRNENIDAVFAANDLMAIGAMAAIHDRGLRVPDDIALVGFDDSIVAQTARPQLTTIRQDIVGLGAAAAELMIEQLNGEDAKPRLLETSLVVRETT, from the coding sequence ATGAAAACCCAGAATAAACTCACTTACACCCAGATTGCTCGCGAAGCTGGGGTCAGTGAAGCTACGGTTTCACGGGTGCTTAATGGTGATGTTCGGGTCGATCCAGAGCGTGCAAGACGCGTTCAAGAAACAGTTGCCAAACTCGGCTACAAAAAGAATCGCGCGGCTAGCGCATTAGCAACTGGGCGCACTGGCATGATTGCGGTAATCATTGACGATGACTTGTCAATTTTCGCTGACCCGTTCTGGGCAACCGTTACTTCGGGTGTTAGCCGAGTGCTCATGGAAAACAATATGCAGACCCTGCTCATCGTGGGCTCAAGCAGTAAAAAAGAAGGAAATGTCCCAAATTATCTAGATAGTGGAACTGTCGATGGAGCAATTTTCTTCCAGGTGCATGACGAAGAAATAGTCTTTCAGTTAGCACAAGAAGGGCTACCTGTTGTGATGGCCGGTACCCCAGATATTTACCTGCAGTTTTTACACGCAGACACCGACAATGTTGGTGGAGCTAAGCAGGCAACCCAGCACTTGATAGATAGAGGGCATAAACACATCGCCACAATCACCGGCGAAGTTGAGGCAAGTGCTGGCGCACAGCGTCTGGCTGGCTTCTTACAAGTTCATATGAACTTGGGCCGTGAAGTACCTCCATCAATGATTGCTCACGGCGATTACACGCATGACAGCGGTTTTGCCGCCATGAACTTACTGCTTGATCGCAACGAAAACATTGATGCTGTATTTGCTGCCAACGACTTGATGGCAATCGGAGCTATGGCTGCAATTCATGATCGTGGCCTTCGGGTGCCAGACGATATTGCACTGGTTGGCTTCGATGACAGCATCGTGGCTCAGACCGCTCGACCACAACTGACCACAATTCGCCAAGACATTGTTGGCCTTGGGGCAGCTGCCGCTGAGCTCATGATTGAGCAACTAAATGGCGAAGATGCAAAGCCGAGACTTTTGGAAACCTCGCTGGTGGTTCGAGAAACCACATAA